In the genome of Balneola sp., one region contains:
- a CDS encoding N-acetylmuramoyl-L-alanine amidase — protein sequence MSCNKIPFYKRSLGVLFRICSVLLLLPLATQAQTQLDRISKAERSDGLGYVVRYHFSQPIDSFSVIQPAPDLIQMELFASDIDTSGIQMPIEQGKIQEVRLYKLENSFGVDIYLDSEVYVKSQAYIDQNGRHVLLALTKADPYDVEVYTQQFLAKNWYLNINPEDALEIETIPTRPVDPDANYNSVRDKLVFDTVIIDPGHGGKDPGTVGYRGTREKDVALIISKKVGDYINEYLPDVKVVYTRDDDTFLDLAERGQIANDAEGDLFVSIHGNAFKSSSVRGTEVFFLGLHRSEASFEIMKRENAVFNTDGKQFFELTEEDLLIYELAHSGYIATSEHIASMIDDQFTNRANRKSRGVKQAGFQVLYEASMPAVLVEVGFLTNPSEQRFLTSEYGQSIMASAIFRAIRDYKVEYENTEAFRSSN from the coding sequence ATGAGCTGCAATAAAATCCCTTTCTACAAAAGATCATTGGGTGTTTTGTTCCGAATTTGCTCGGTTCTGTTGCTTCTACCTCTAGCAACCCAGGCACAAACCCAACTTGATCGTATTTCTAAGGCAGAACGTAGCGATGGCCTTGGTTATGTAGTTAGGTATCATTTTTCGCAGCCTATCGATTCCTTTTCGGTCATTCAACCTGCTCCTGATCTTATCCAAATGGAGCTTTTTGCTTCAGATATTGATACCTCTGGCATTCAAATGCCGATCGAGCAAGGTAAAATTCAGGAAGTTCGGTTATATAAACTTGAAAACAGCTTTGGAGTGGATATTTACCTGGATTCAGAAGTGTATGTAAAATCTCAGGCCTACATTGATCAGAATGGCAGGCATGTGCTACTGGCTTTGACAAAAGCCGATCCTTACGATGTGGAAGTCTACACTCAACAATTTTTAGCAAAGAACTGGTACCTAAATATCAATCCGGAAGATGCTTTAGAAATAGAAACTATTCCTACGCGGCCTGTTGATCCTGATGCAAATTATAATTCCGTTCGGGATAAGCTGGTATTTGATACCGTTATTATTGATCCTGGCCATGGAGGCAAAGATCCTGGAACTGTAGGATACAGAGGCACAAGAGAAAAAGATGTTGCTCTTATCATCTCAAAAAAGGTTGGAGATTATATCAATGAATATCTACCCGATGTGAAAGTTGTGTACACCAGGGATGATGACACCTTCCTTGATCTTGCTGAAAGAGGGCAAATAGCGAATGATGCAGAAGGTGATTTATTTGTTTCTATTCATGGAAATGCGTTCAAATCCTCAAGCGTACGCGGTACCGAGGTTTTCTTTTTAGGGCTTCATCGCAGCGAAGCATCTTTCGAAATTATGAAGCGTGAAAATGCAGTTTTCAATACTGATGGAAAGCAATTTTTTGAACTCACTGAAGAAGACTTACTTATTTACGAACTCGCTCACAGCGGATATATAGCAACCAGTGAGCATATTGCTTCCATGATTGACGATCAATTTACAAACCGGGCAAATCGAAAATCCAGGGGAGTTAAACAAGCAGGTTTTCAGGTTCTTTATGAAGCATCAATGCCCGCAGTTCTTGTAGAAGTCGGCTTTTTGACCAACCCTTCTGAACAACGTTTTCTTACCAGTGAATATGGTCAATCTATCATGGCATCAGCCATTTTCCGGGCTATCCGCGATTACAAAGTGGAATACGAGAACACCGAGGCATTCAGGTCCTCTAACTAA
- a CDS encoding uridine kinase: MRPLIIGVAGGSGSGKTTVVDYICDHFGPDNILRLEHDSYYRDLGHLSFEERIKMNFDHPSSLETELLIRHLNALMQGYPVEVPSYDFEAHTRKEESTTAKPTQVILLDGILIFSEPDLLELMDIKIFVDTDDDIRLLRRLKRDIRKRGRSVESVFEQYEKFVRPMHLEFVEPSKRYADVIIPRGGKNKVAREMVISMIEKKLSETE; encoded by the coding sequence ATGAGACCCTTAATAATTGGTGTAGCAGGTGGTAGCGGCTCAGGGAAAACAACAGTAGTTGATTACATTTGTGACCATTTTGGCCCTGATAATATTCTACGCCTTGAGCATGATTCGTACTACAGGGATCTGGGGCACCTTTCTTTTGAAGAACGGATAAAAATGAATTTTGACCACCCTTCCTCTCTTGAGACCGAGTTACTCATTCGCCATCTAAATGCTTTGATGCAAGGATATCCTGTTGAAGTTCCTTCCTACGATTTTGAAGCTCATACCAGAAAGGAAGAATCAACTACAGCGAAACCTACACAGGTAATTCTGTTGGATGGTATTCTTATTTTTAGCGAGCCTGATTTATTAGAGCTAATGGATATAAAGATATTTGTGGATACCGATGATGATATACGGTTATTACGAAGGTTAAAGCGAGATATAAGGAAAAGAGGAAGGTCGGTAGAAAGCGTTTTCGAGCAATATGAGAAGTTTGTGCGCCCTATGCATTTGGAGTTTGTAGAGCCAAGTAAACGCTATGCTGATGTTATAATCCCTCGTGGAGGTAAAAACAAAGTTGCCCGTGAGATGGTGATTTCAATGATTGAGAAAAAGCTTTCTGAAACCGAATAA
- a CDS encoding type III pantothenate kinase: MMSNFDSSINESVLFVDIGNSAVKVAVKNQDNWKVHSYQYAEEAAHEINNRLHPVQKIVLSSVRESTRDVIMSEIQAHLVDELTVHDIPSEKLDYRTPKTLGMDRFLVCLGAHSVEKKAVLVIDAGTACTIDFMDEEGVFRGGVIMPGLNPLLTIFNHNAPALPEVSLKIPDLFPGKSTEESLQWGQVAFWVDGVKNQLNRFQSAFGEFDLFLSGGDVEAVHKLLGMNTRIEKDLIFRGMEMMLKG, translated from the coding sequence ATGATGAGCAATTTCGATTCCTCCATTAATGAGTCGGTTCTATTTGTTGATATAGGTAATTCTGCAGTAAAGGTAGCTGTAAAAAATCAGGATAACTGGAAGGTGCATAGTTATCAATATGCTGAGGAAGCTGCTCATGAAATCAATAACAGGCTACATCCAGTTCAAAAAATTGTGCTTTCGAGTGTTAGAGAATCAACGAGAGATGTAATAATGAGCGAGATACAGGCTCATCTCGTAGACGAGCTAACTGTACATGATATACCCAGTGAAAAGCTGGATTATAGAACTCCCAAAACCCTAGGGATGGATCGTTTTTTAGTTTGTCTTGGAGCACATTCGGTCGAGAAAAAGGCAGTATTGGTAATAGATGCAGGTACTGCATGCACGATCGACTTTATGGACGAAGAGGGAGTATTTCGAGGAGGGGTTATCATGCCTGGGTTAAATCCCTTGCTCACCATTTTCAACCATAATGCTCCAGCACTACCGGAAGTAAGTCTAAAAATCCCAGATCTTTTTCCAGGTAAAAGCACAGAAGAATCGCTCCAGTGGGGGCAGGTAGCATTTTGGGTGGATGGAGTCAAAAACCAGTTGAATAGGTTTCAATCAGCTTTTGGAGAGTTTGATCTTTTTTTGTCTGGAGGGGATGTCGAAGCTGTTCACAAATTACTTGGTATGAACACTCGAATAGAGAAAGACCTGATCTTCAGGGGGATGGAGATGATGCTAAAAGGATAG
- a CDS encoding SDR family NAD(P)-dependent oxidoreductase, with protein sequence MDLTGKIAIVTGASSGIGAEFSKILVESGATVYGLARSEDKLHTIKTHLGNQFIPVTMDVTKFEAAEKWVSSTFNDEHLPDILVNNAGLGYFADVDELSLEEWHTMLDVNLTGVFYLTRLITPLMKKNPDVCHIANIASIAGLLGNPKLSAYNATKFGLRGFSDALFKELRYDGIKVTCFFPGTIATNFFDTIDGMEMHPNMMQPIDMAKTLKYVLETPDNFLISEIVMRPLNPKPPSS encoded by the coding sequence ATGGATTTAACTGGGAAAATTGCCATCGTAACCGGAGCTAGTAGTGGAATCGGAGCAGAGTTTAGTAAAATACTGGTAGAAAGCGGTGCTACTGTATATGGATTAGCAAGAAGTGAGGATAAGCTCCATACCATAAAAACACATTTAGGGAATCAGTTTATCCCTGTAACAATGGATGTAACAAAGTTTGAAGCCGCTGAAAAATGGGTTTCCTCTACGTTTAATGATGAGCACCTTCCTGACATCCTGGTGAACAACGCAGGTTTGGGATATTTTGCTGATGTGGATGAATTGAGTCTGGAGGAGTGGCATACCATGCTTGATGTAAATCTGACCGGCGTATTTTACCTGACCCGATTAATTACCCCTTTAATGAAGAAAAACCCGGATGTTTGCCACATCGCCAATATAGCATCAATAGCAGGCTTGTTAGGTAACCCAAAACTCTCTGCATATAACGCTACAAAATTTGGGCTGAGAGGTTTTAGTGATGCATTATTCAAAGAGTTGAGATATGATGGAATAAAAGTTACCTGCTTCTTCCCCGGTACCATTGCCACTAATTTCTTCGATACTATTGATGGTATGGAAATGCACCCTAATATGATGCAACCCATTGATATGGCGAAAACGCTCAAATATGTACTGGAAACACCTGATAACTTCCTGATCAGTGAAATTGTAATGCGCCCGCTAAACCCAAAACCACCATCTAGTTAA
- a CDS encoding DUF4296 domain-containing protein, producing MKYILAVSLLFAVALACVEQEQVPLPDDLIEEGTYIQLLVELQLLDAIAFTSSDSLDLDTLMSELFLYYNIEEEQFLNSHKYYQSRSDEHIARLDSALNIIKKEQQALENSQ from the coding sequence ATGAAATATATTCTCGCTGTTTCATTACTCTTTGCTGTGGCCTTAGCATGTGTTGAACAAGAACAGGTTCCATTACCTGATGACCTTATCGAAGAGGGCACTTATATCCAGTTATTGGTAGAACTTCAGCTATTAGACGCCATTGCATTTACCAGTTCTGATTCTCTCGATCTTGATACACTCATGAGTGAACTGTTTTTGTATTACAATATCGAGGAAGAACAATTCTTAAACTCTCATAAGTATTATCAAAGCAGATCCGATGAACATATCGCCAGGCTTGATTCCGCACTCAACATCATTAAAAAAGAGCAACAAGCACTTGAGAATAGTCAATAG
- a CDS encoding RecQ family ATP-dependent DNA helicase, translated as MTDFFIKAKENLTRYWAYDAFREGQEEAIQSVLKGTDTLVLFPTGGGKSLCYQVPATVLEGLTLVVSPLVALMEDQVTQLSERGISSTYINSTLTSYEVEQRLVNARNGMYKLLYCAPERLGSPLFQAELERLSIQLVAIDEAHCISEWGHDFRPPYRKIRENLASIAEHTRWLALTATATPEVREDIISVLGFNEPSIISKGFERPNLKWWVTKTPQKRDRITEAVQKASAKGDGLMYAGTRKNCEDWALRFTKMEINSEAYHAGLTAELRKEIQHRWISGDTPLVTATNAFGMGIDKPDCRFVIHEEMPGSIEAYYQEAGRAGRDGEESFPILFFRESDYQKAIKRIEQSYPTYDQMQKVYVALGDSLNLALGSEVDEMVAFEMEKLSVRSSLAIPICRAAIRMMEQFGVVAVKRGIPPKASVQFSLSPDMMIKFKERCQNPEKAEFVDKLERMFGHFAHAHMVELDLEFVLEKLGVTRNALIKALNVLMMNDHVLMFALFPERDMIRLLEARSKEIPVTREMAESYRANLLKKLERMHGYILTQGCREVYLRTYFGELNAKPCGHCDNCLKKKEEHIQLDRDELRQLMDLINDQGLDIDKIVNRLEWAEDKVKTGVDYLVKEGLIN; from the coding sequence TTGACCGATTTTTTCATCAAGGCAAAGGAAAATTTAACCCGGTATTGGGCATATGATGCGTTTCGTGAGGGGCAGGAAGAAGCTATTCAATCGGTACTGAAAGGCACAGATACGCTGGTTCTGTTTCCAACGGGGGGAGGTAAATCATTATGCTACCAGGTTCCTGCTACTGTTCTGGAGGGTCTTACTCTTGTAGTGTCACCATTAGTGGCTTTAATGGAAGATCAGGTTACACAATTAAGTGAGAGAGGCATTTCATCTACCTATATAAATAGTACACTTACAAGCTATGAAGTAGAACAGCGATTGGTTAACGCCAGGAATGGGATGTACAAACTTCTATATTGTGCCCCCGAACGATTGGGAAGTCCGTTGTTTCAGGCAGAATTGGAGCGGCTTTCTATTCAACTTGTTGCTATTGATGAAGCGCACTGTATTTCAGAATGGGGCCATGATTTTCGTCCTCCATATCGCAAGATTCGGGAAAACCTGGCCAGTATAGCAGAGCATACCCGATGGCTGGCTCTTACAGCTACAGCAACGCCCGAAGTAAGAGAGGATATTATTTCTGTATTGGGGTTTAATGAGCCGTCTATTATCTCAAAAGGGTTTGAGCGCCCAAACCTGAAGTGGTGGGTAACCAAAACTCCTCAAAAAAGAGACAGGATTACTGAAGCCGTACAAAAAGCTTCGGCAAAAGGGGATGGATTAATGTACGCAGGTACTCGAAAGAATTGCGAAGACTGGGCGCTTAGATTCACAAAAATGGAAATTAACTCTGAGGCGTACCACGCAGGGTTAACTGCTGAGTTAAGAAAAGAGATACAACATCGTTGGATTAGTGGAGACACCCCGCTGGTTACTGCTACTAATGCATTCGGAATGGGGATAGATAAACCCGATTGCCGGTTTGTGATTCATGAAGAGATGCCAGGTTCGATTGAAGCATATTATCAGGAAGCTGGCAGAGCAGGAAGAGATGGAGAAGAAAGCTTCCCGATTCTGTTCTTTCGTGAGTCTGATTACCAGAAAGCGATTAAGCGGATCGAACAGAGCTATCCTACTTATGATCAAATGCAGAAGGTATACGTCGCTTTGGGTGATAGCCTGAATCTGGCCCTGGGATCGGAAGTTGACGAAATGGTAGCTTTTGAAATGGAAAAACTAAGCGTACGATCCTCTTTGGCTATTCCAATTTGCAGAGCGGCTATTCGTATGATGGAACAATTTGGCGTAGTTGCGGTCAAGCGAGGAATTCCTCCTAAGGCTAGCGTACAGTTTAGCCTAAGTCCTGACATGATGATAAAGTTCAAAGAACGCTGTCAAAATCCGGAAAAGGCTGAGTTCGTTGATAAACTGGAAAGAATGTTTGGCCACTTTGCTCATGCACATATGGTAGAACTGGATCTGGAATTCGTGCTTGAAAAACTCGGGGTTACAAGAAATGCGCTTATAAAAGCATTAAATGTATTGATGATGAACGATCATGTATTAATGTTCGCTCTATTCCCCGAAAGAGATATGATCAGGTTACTGGAAGCGCGGTCAAAAGAGATCCCTGTTACCAGAGAAATGGCAGAATCATACCGGGCTAATTTGCTGAAAAAATTGGAGAGGATGCATGGCTATATACTAACTCAGGGATGCCGGGAAGTGTACCTGCGTACTTATTTCGGAGAGCTGAATGCTAAACCCTGTGGCCATTGTGATAATTGTTTAAAGAAAAAAGAAGAGCATATTCAGCTTGATAGAGATGAGTTGAGGCAACTTATGGATCTAATAAATGATCAAGGCCTGGATATAGATAAAATTGTCAATCGGTTAGAGTGGGCTGAAGACAAAGTGAAAACGGGAGTAGATTATCTGGTTAAAGAAGGGCTGATCAATTAA
- a CDS encoding CBS domain-containing protein, with protein MVISYKAAQKQPEKVVPQALQAQDFMTRKLITFNPDQPLHEVIQILINKKISGGPVIDKHGKLVGVISEGDCLKEVVRGKYNNSPQMMGVVKDYMTEEPITINPTMNIFEVAKLFLKLRLRRFPVLDNEKLVGQISQRDVMAAIEELKNETWY; from the coding sequence ATGGTAATCAGTTATAAGGCAGCACAAAAACAACCGGAAAAAGTTGTTCCTCAAGCATTACAAGCCCAGGATTTCATGACCAGGAAATTAATCACCTTCAATCCTGATCAGCCATTACATGAAGTCATTCAAATTCTTATAAACAAAAAAATATCCGGCGGACCAGTAATTGATAAGCATGGAAAATTAGTAGGTGTAATTTCAGAAGGTGACTGTTTAAAGGAAGTAGTCCGAGGTAAATACAATAACAGTCCTCAGATGATGGGAGTAGTTAAAGACTATATGACAGAAGAACCCATCACTATAAATCCAACCATGAATATTTTCGAAGTAGCTAAGTTATTTCTCAAGCTGAGGCTTCGTCGTTTTCCCGTTCTGGACAATGAGAAACTGGTAGGTCAAATTAGTCAGCGAGACGTTATGGCGGCTATCGAAGAACTAAAGAATGAGACCTGGTACTAG